Genomic DNA from Setaria italica strain Yugu1 chromosome V, Setaria_italica_v2.0, whole genome shotgun sequence:
CCAGaggaggcggggtcgggcggaggccGCGAGcgttggaggcggaggagagagggagtgcGGGAGGGGCAAGGGACCacgcggaggagagaggaaagggggtAGGGGTGGAACTTGGTCTtagggaccacttttagcccagTTTAAGGTCtctttgggggctaaaatttttAGTCCAAAATTTAGTTCTTTACCCCTTTTTgcccacctgtttggatcctaagagctaaattttgagctaaaagtgcagaactaaaatttagctcatggATCCAACAAACGCTTCTAGGCCAAAGAAGAGTAACAATATATTTGTTCGAACCCTAACCACTCCTTCCAAATTTTGGTAATGTCCAAATTATGATAATGGCCAAAGCTGCAGTGGCTGTCGGTGGCTGCTATAGCTGCCTGCAACATCAAGCTGTTCCGATCAGGCTAATTGTAGACCAAGTTGTCAGAAATCCCTCAACTGTCTTTCGGGGGAAAAAAATCCTTCAGCTGCCATATATGACATAAAAACTCCATGCGTTGAAATCCTTTTTAGTTTCAAAATATATCTACTTATGATAAGTGCATGACACTTGGCTCCTCCTCTACTTACCATTGATCTTTTGGCAGTCCCCCGCCCCTACTTGAACTTGGCATTGAGGTGCGTTTATGATCTGTACGTTTAAGAGTTCCATGCGAACTCAAGCAAATTTGAACATGGCGGCCTTTACtaaatcaaaatatattttttgaatAGATTGTTCAATAACCCAATATaaagtaaatatattttttagtcTATGATATGACAATGTGacgctacagtaaatatgtacttaattatgaattaattaggtttaatagattcatcttgtaaATTAGCCTCTAAAAACTTTAGTCCCGTGAACCAAATGGAGCCGGTCTTCTGTCACCAACGTGTGAGCTCTGACACCATCGGGCCCAACATCAGTGACAAAGTCACCGTTGATTTGACCTGCCAGCCAGGTCTCGATTTGCTGTGGATAAACGGGTATTGCATCCAGCTATGCCACTTGACAAATCATGAGTGATATGCAGGCTGGCTATTTTATGGCCCACATGCCTCCAGCACTGCATCCTTCACAAACGAAGATCAGTAAATCTGCTATCAGTACAAATCAGTTCTCTAGTGAAGTTCCATAACTCTCTTGTTTAGTAAACTAATTAAGCCAGTAGTTATCTGATGAGTCCTTGAAATGTTTAATCCTGCAGTTTTTTTATCAATCCACATGTAGTTTACTAGTTTTGCAAAACAAAACGTACATCGCAATATAAGAGTTGAAGTTGTTTTTTCTTGTCTTACTGTATTATATGTTGTGGTAGTGCCGTAGTGGAAAGGATTAATGCATCATTTCAAAAAGACGTTAAGCAAAAAAATTTATATGACTATTGGAATTATTATTGACGTCATGCACATGCAACCTTCTATATAGCGGATTTAATTTGTAACTTTGCCAGGTGAGGATGACGGGAAAAGAAACCGTAGTAACTATGGCTAGTTATTACGCCTCATAGtgatttggtaaaaaaaaactagagaAATAATATGCACATCCAAAAGCCCTTCATAACTATTTGACACATGCCCATGAGATATCCATAGCCATTAGGGCTTTGTTTAGCTGCCCAACTTTAGGGTGTTAaaaatactgtagcaacactgtagcgtttcgtttgtatttatgaattattgtccaaatattgactaattaggctcaaaagattcgtctcgcaaagtacaacaaaactgtgcaattagtttttgatttcgtctacattcagtactccatgcatgtaccgcaagtttgatatgatggagattttttttttgcatagtgctaaagttggaattttggagtgaactaaacatgagctaggTCCTACTTCATCATCTATAAGAAccttcctcctctttcttttaATTTGACCTTACTTGCTAAGTCAATTTCTTTGTCGTCATGTTATATTATCATAGTCGAGACTTATACGTGACATACTTGGGCCTTCTAATACAATTGGATTTTAAAATTAGCTTGCTATTTTGGTATGTTCGTACTCCGTaataaattactattcgttttggctttttctagATAGATAACTTTTTACTTCGTATCTAggcataatatatatctaggtatatagcaaaagttacgtattaaaaaagccaaaacaaatagtaatttgagacggatGGAGTATAGATATCAACGCTATGACAAATAGAGGGGCTATTTGGACCTGTAGAGGTTGTGTCGTAGTAGTGTAGCTATATGTGTGTGGATCGATGCCTCGTGttttaaagtaaaaaaaaaaaagctatagCTGAGATATTATAGTTAGCTATTTAGAACCTTCGACCTTGTGCACATGTCATGAGACCTAATGCAATGATTTTCAAAAGAACTTACCTCAATTTTGTAATCTTAATCAACATTTTACTAGATCATGTACCTAATTTAGCGatttagaaaaagttaagcaACCATTGAAAATTCGACATTTTAGTGTCATACAAGCATGCAACTTTTTTCTCACTTCAATCTGGTAACGTGCTGTACCTCCACAATTGCGACCTAATATTTCTGTATATCTATAATCAAATATACATATCAGACCACATTATCATCGTGTGCCCTTATCGTTGCCAGTCATTTCATGGGCCTCATAAAGCCTAAAACAAAGCAGCCCGTCGGTCAACTAGGCCTGTCGGAGGAGTTGCGCCCAATGGGCCGAGCACGAGGTAAAAACTAAAGGGAAAAGGGTGTGGCCCCTGCCCGGGTTTTATCAGAACAGTAACCCCTGGCCCTTCTCGCTTCTCGCCCCGCTACCGCTCCGGCTTCCCCGCCCtggtcaccgccgccgtcgtcgccggcgcccatGGCGGCCTCACCGGAGACAGCGGAACCACCAGAGACCTCAGATACGCACTCATCACCACATCCACCTTCTTCTCCCAGACTCCATCCTACTCAAGAGAACCCCTCCCTGACCACCGCTGCTCCACCGGAGATGGCCAATCCCGATCAGTTCACCCCTGTCCCACCACCCCCTGCAGAGCAATCCACGGTGGAGCATTCGGAGGCGGAACCGCTGCCTCCAACGCCGATCGATGAGGCGGAACCGCCGCCTTcgcaccctcctcctccagagGCGGAGCCCGCAGCATCATCTGCTTTTGAAGCGATTCCCACGGAGAATGTCGCTTCCCCTTCGCCGCTTCCGAAGGACGTGGCAGTTGAGGTCTCTCACGAGGTAGCGGCCTCGGCCCCGTCGCCTTCTCCCTCTCCATCTCCCCAAATCGTTGGGGCCTCACCGGAGGATGCGCCacagccgccgtcgccgccacgtACTCCTCCAGCTACGACCGCACATATCTCCACTGATCCCTCTACTACCGGGGCGACAGCAATGGCGTCCCAGGACCAGGAGGAAGCTGCTCGGCCATCCCTTGCGCCCGAGACGATGGACGCGGACTCGCgcaccgcgcccgcgccgctgaCTCTGCCAATGGAGAGTGGGCCAGAAGGGTTGTTGTCACAGCAGAAGCCGCGTCCACCATCCCCTACGCTATGTGAAAATTTGGAGCCTGCACAACCATCGCCGCAGCCATGCCATCCAGCTGAAAGCACAGACGCCTCACTGGATGCAGCTGTGGATGAGGCAGTGGAAGGGACGCTAGAAAAAGCTGCTGGATCACTGCCTGTGCCAGAGGTAACAAACCGGGACATGGACATCACAACTGGTATGCTTCCAGCATGGGAGATTGGATCAGAAGAAATGCTGTCACAGCAACAGCTGCGACCACCTTGCTTAGAAACAGCGCCTCTGCGAGGTGAAAATCCAAAGTCTGTATGGCCACCACAGCCGCCACCTCCAGCTGAAAGCACATATGGCTGGTCAAATGCAGCGACGAATGAGGCATCAGCTGTGGCTTCAGAAGAAGCTACTGTGTCATTAGAGTTTGGGGCAGAGAGGTCGTTGCAGGAGCCAGTGCAAACATCGAAAACTTCTATATTGGAAGCTGAGCCTTGTTCACCGGAGATGGCTCCTCCAGGGTTTGAAGATTTTAAGTCTCAATGGTTGCCACTGTCGTCTCCTACTCTCGCTGAATCCACACACAATGTGGTACAAGTGGCTGCCATCAATCCTGTGGGCATGACGCCAGATGCAGCAACTGAGTCACTGCCTGCATCGGAGGCCATGGATGTGGAGATAAACATATCACCTGGCCTACTCCCACCGTTGAAAAGTAGGGCAGAGGTCCGATCGCTGCAACCACCTCTGGGGTCATGCTCTCCCATGATGGAAGCTGCACCATGTTCACCAGATATGCCACCTCCGGGCTTTGAGAATTGTAAGTCGTCATGGCTACCGCAACCGACTATTCCACCGCTATGTGAAACCACATACGCCTTGCCAGATGTGGCTTCCACCAAGGCAGGGACATCTGTGGAAAAGGCTTGCTCAGTGCTGGCATTGGAGGCAACGGATGTTGAGACAGGCACAGAGCGGTGGCGATTGCCACAGTTGCAGAGTGGAACAGGGGGTTCACTGCAAGAGCCGCTGCCAAGATCACCTTCTCCCACGATGCAAGCTGCACCCTGTTCACTGGATACAGCACCTCCGGGCTTTGAGAATATGAAGGCCATGCATGTGACATCAAAGGGAGCTCCGCAGTCATCTTCTGCATCTGCATTGGAGGCGATGGATTTAGACATGGATGCTGCACCAGCCGTGGCACCATCATCAGAGAGTAAAGCAGGGAAGTCATTGCCACCTGAAACCCCCCTTGTGCCTTCTCATGTAGCACAGCATACGGCCTGTTCACTAAGGATGGCGCCTTCAGGGTCTGAGAATGTGGAGTCCGCACAGCAGCTGCTGCCACCAGCTGTGGTTCTTCCTCCTGATGAGACCCCAGATGCCTTGGCTGATGCAGGGACCAAGACAGTCACAATGGAACAAATGCGTCATCCAGTGTCTGTAACAGGAGCAACGGAAGAAGCAAATGGGTCTATTCTGCCTGCAGCACTGGAAAATGGTTGTGATGACCCATTGCCAAACTTAGAGCCACAAGCATCTCCTGCTGCAGTTCACGCTGCTCCTACATCACCAGAGATAGCTCCTACAAGTTTTGAGAATTCGGAGTCCTTTCAACAGACCTCTCCTTGTCTAGCTGAGACAATAGATCCCTCCGCACATTCATCAGCTACTATGCCTGCGATTGTGAAGTCAAACAAAACGAATCTGCCGTTATCTCCATTGCAGGCTACAGATGCAGACATGGAAAGTGCAACCCGGCAGCAGTCGCCATTGAAGAGCGAAGAGAGGTCACTGCCACAGCCAGAGCAGCATCCATCTTCTCCCTCTGTGAAGAATACTAATTGTTCGCCAGAGGTTGCACCCCCAGGTTATGAAAATCTGGACTCCTCGGAACAGCTACCACTGCCACCGCCTCTTAGCATGAAGTTTGGTCAGTATTTTTCCATCCTTTTGCGGACTTATATTTCTGTTGTGTTGACTTGGTACTTTTGTAGTCATCTATCGGGTTCATGGCTTATGAGAACATACTtaaaggagggggggggggtatgTTCTGTGCTACTATCTTATTGCTCCATTGATATCTCCATATCTTGTACCAGCACACTTGTTCAACAATAACGCACTGGACAAAGATTATCAGTTTACTTACCGCATGCCAAAATATATCCTTTTTTTAAAACAAGAAAGGTACTGTAACTAAGCATACCATACCAAGCTGCTGCATGAAGATACGATGAGAAAGCTTTGATACATAAAGCTCAAGCCTGTAGGTACATTGACAATGACCCTGAGAACTTCTCTTTGGGCTCTTTAGAAGCAGGCTTGAGGACAACCCTGGCATCTGCAAGGCCCTTGACCATGATGCTGGACATCTCCATAGGAGATTCCAAAAATAGATCTTAGTTTGAGTTGTGATACCACAGAGCTTATGTGAAGACATGGACCTTTTGTGGAATATGCAATTCGTTTGCTAATTGAGGcactataaaaaaaaaggatattgATTTTACCTTTTAGTCCCTGATAAAATGATTCAGGACATTTTGTCATTATTTTATCAACAAGCCAGTCTCTTTATCAGACAAAAAAGAGGGGAATTGCAGAGTTATGGAAGTTGTGCTGTTTGTTTGCAATTGGAAACTACAATAGTAACATACTTTTCTTTAAGGAAAAATTAAAAGACCAAATCTGTATGGGCAGTATGGTAAACAAGCACTTGCTTTGAGGTTTGATCTAAATTTTTGTGTGTTCATCTTTAAACTACCTACAGATGCTACTATACATTGTATACAGCTCTTCTAAGTCACTATTAGATACAACCATAAAGATGGAATACTATTATGAGTTATGACAGACCCAATTTCGTCATTTGTACAGAATCTGGTTTCTTTGGTTTAGAGGTACATATGGATTGCTTTTTATAAGtggcttgggactgaaaggctttgATGTTGATTTATTCTTCTAAAAACTATTTTGTTTAATGTGGGACTTGTATGTTTCATTGCGTTATTTTTTGACCTTGCTGGTGAATTGCGCAGAAATGGGTCAAATGGTATGTGGATGTTGTCGTCAGCTTCTTGCATATCCCAAGGGTGCTGTTCATGTTCAGTGTTTTGGTTGTTGGACAATAAACCTTGTATTGGAAGGTGCGTGCTATTTCTATGTCAAACATTGTCTCTCCTTATTCTATTGGTACATTATTCGCAATTGTTGTCTTTGAAATAACTTCATTACCAACCACCTTATTTCTTACTCCCTCTGATCCCCAATATAAGTCCATTTAAGCTCATGTATGGGAGTTAAGGTGGATGCCAGATGCCAAATTGCCCATCAATCATTGACAGAATTAATGTGGCCTGTGGCCAGCATCGTTACTTCCATTGATTAGTGGCATGTAAATAGAAGCAAAACAGGGAAAAGTGAGTAAAAAAGGTTCCATGAACTAGGGATGGAGTTATATTTATAGTAGACTGAAGAAGGCTTAGATGAACTTGGAGGAATTCTGCTGTAATTATTTAACTGTGTTTTTTGTCTCAAAAGTTTCGTTTCTATATCATTGTCTAAGTTTTACAGGTGTAGTTTGATTTTCCAAGTATATCAACATAAACTTGGTTAGCAGAGAATTCTTATCCTTTGCTTTAAGTTGCATTATACATTCCCTTCGAAATTTTTTACACAACATTTCTGCCTGATATTTTTTCtgctaaaaaattatattaactTGCTCTTGTAGGTTTATTAATGCTTCCATAGCTTTTTACAAACTCACGTTAAAGTTATCTATGTGCTTTCTTATCATTCAAAGAttgtttttacctttttttcccttccttggCAGAACATCAAGTTGGTAAGGTGTATTGTGGGGAGTGTGATACATTGTTGATGTATCCTTTTGGGGCTCCTGCTGTTAAATGTTCCAACTGTCTTTTTGTCACTGAAATCGGAGTAAGTGAACTACGACTTGTCACATAGTTTACCTGCTACATGTGCTTTTTTATCCTAATATATTTTGATGGAAAAATAAGGTGCATGCCACTGTAATGGTGAGATCACTACTTATATGCTTGCTTAAGTTTTTGAGGTCTCACTCAACTTATTTATCTACCTTTTATGGAATATTTGCACCTTAGATTCTAATTTCAAATTCATCTAGTTTTGTATATGTTATAAGATAAATATTTGTTTCTGAGTCAGAAGTCTTGTCTAGTTTCATTATATGAACAAACTTACATAGTTCCAAattaaaaacttaaaaataCAAATGCACTAGGCTACCGCTGGCCGTACCAAAGAATGATATGATTCTGTAACCTAGCAACCTACTGAAAAGTGGACACTATAGAACAAAACGAAACAGGCATTAAAACTTGACAATCATATTTCGCCACATTGAGTAGCCTCTGGTCGATCTACTGGTGCCCAAACTTGAATCCTACTGAATTCCTCTTCTGCCACCCACCACAATAGCGTGGATTGCTGTTGAAGAGCCTTGCATGCCTCCTTTTGTAGTCCAGCCAAAAATTCAATCCAGTGACACAAAACATACAAAGGCAGGACCATGTAGTAAGTTGTGCTGGCAGCATGCGTTGTTCCTGCATTTCCAGGTTGACCAAATTCTTCCATTTGCAACTGCCACTAACTTGTGACTATTCATTCACATTGAACTGGGTGTTTCAATCTACATAAAGTTGTTGCACTGCGTTTGGAATTGTTTGCAGAACCATTGAACATTAAAACACGCTCCAAATATACTTAACCATAGGACAACATAGGTACTGAATTACCACATTTCCAAGATGCTATTCCTCGCCACTAACCAGGCAGCGCGTCAATCCTCAGGGATAGTTTCAAGTTCCAGATACAAAGAGAACTGTCAAAATCCTTTTGAGATCCAGACTGCTCTGTTCAATCTGTACTACACTATGAGCCAGGGCGGTGAGCTAAATCACCATTCTCATAGTTTTAGGTAGTATAATTGCTGCACTAGAAGTGTTGTATCAATAGACCTGCTCATGTTACCAATAGAAATGTCACCCATCTCCACACCAATTAATAACATCACCCATTGTTAAACAAGTTAAGCAGCGTGCCTTTATAGTTTTGTGAAAAGTGCCACATACCATCATGCTGTTCAATTACAACTGGCGCCTGGTACAGTGGTACCATGTGTCATTGACATACTCGTCATATCTTGCAATCAAAAGAACTATCAAGCTTCAGGCAAAAACATGCACTAATCTCTTCAAATTTTCTTTTGCCAGGAGCGCAATGTTCGTCCTCGGATATCAACGGAACAGAGTGTGTCACCTCACCCACAAGAAGTAGCTCACCAGAGCTAGTCAGGCTTAACCATGTTCAGTCATGTAGCCTGGATGCTCCCTGTAATGCCAGAAGCTTCAGATgccgccatggcccatgggaaaCTTGCAAGTCTTTGGCAGTGTAACCACAAATGGCACTGTGGATAGCTTCAGATGCAGCCTGTAGCGTGGGTGGACGAAAGGGAAATCCTAGATAGTATCTCCAGAATTAACTGTGAAATGAAAAGATCACATCCTGCGGTCATACTGCTTAGCTTGTCCATAGGGAAGATGAACTGTTTACACTCGACTGCATCTGGAGCGGGGTAAGACATAAGACGGGTGCCGGTATGGTGCTTTCAGATGATACGTTTCCTGTACTCAGTGAGAGCCCTTCTCACTAATGTGCGTTGAAGGTTCCAAAAGTGTTCTGCGGTCCTTGGTAAGCACCGGTTTCGCAAATTATACTTGAGAGGTACAGGGATTTAGTACCTGTGCAGTAAAATTTGGTACCTTCGTGGCATTTTTACCCTCAAGGCTCCAAGAACCGGCAAAAGCTTCGACCCCCAAGGTCCCAACTGCAAGAAACCCACTGGCCTCGAGAAATTTGGGTTGCCATATCACCAATTCGCCATGGTAGAAAACAGAAAGGTGGTTTAGGAATTAAGGATTTGAGGAAAATGAACCTGAGTCTCATGGTTGTGGAAACTAGAAAATGAAGGACTTTGGCAGTGAGGAAAAAGTACAAGAAGATTGAAAGGGGTATAGCTCAATTAAAGACTAAGCCCAACAACTCTCCGGTTTGGAATGATTTGTTAAAGGTCAAAGATATTTACCAAAAGGTATAGTTATTACAATGGGAAATGGTCAAAATACTGACTTTTGTTCGGGGAATGGTCCCTCTAAGAGATAAATTTCAGGATCTGTACAATATATGTATTGATCAAACAGTGAGTGTAGCAAACATGGCTGTAATATATGTATTGATCAAACAGTGAGTGTAGCAAATATGGTTGCGAGAGGTTGGAGATTAACCTTCCACAGATGGTTAGACAAAAGAGCTCCAAATCAACTAAGGCAAATGAGAGATATGCTCTCCTGATAGAGATAAACCAAAATGGATCTAGGGGAAATCTGGATCATTTACTGTTAAATCATTGTACTCCTATATGTGCAGTACCGAAATTGGCAATCCTCACATTAAGACATGGAAATCCAAAATCCCATTAAGGATCAAAATCTTATGTGGTTAGTACATGAAAATGCCATCTTACCAAAGATAACATCCTGAAACGCAACTGGCAGGGGGGGTAAAAGATGCTATTTTCTAATACGTATGAGTCCATACAACACATTTTCTTTGATTGTTACTGGCAAGATGTATTTGGAGCTTGATTGCAATGGTGATTGGTGTTCGACCATCCACTTTCACACAGTTTTGGGAATGGGTTAGGAGATATATGCCACAAAACAAAAATATTCACTTTGCTTGCCTGTGTCAGCGATTTGTTGGGTAATATAGAAAACTAGGAATGCGGTTTGTTTTGAGAAAAAACAGATTAAATCTCCTACAGAGGTTATCTGCTTAGCTTCTTCTTTTATATCATACTGGGCAGGCCTCCAGAAGCAGGATGACAAGCAGAACATGGAAGCGGGAGCAGAAGCAATGAAAGGGGGTGGCGCTGCACTTCTATCCTCGTGAAGAAACAGTGGAAGACATGGGTTCagggtgctgctgctgcgttGAACTCACACCCACTATTTTCTGAAGAGTAGCCCCCCAGCTGCTGAGATGcttttgtttctcttttcttctgGTAGCTACTGGTGGAAATCTTGTAATCCAGAATAGGTTCCTGGTGAATGTTCTTCTCCAACCGGGTCAATCCTTTGCGTCTGTCATGCTGGTTACTTTCTTTTCAGGTGTAGAGTCACCGTTATGAACCTGTGACGTCTAATTTCGTTGCTTGTTGGTAATGAAATTCGGCGAGGCCCTTGGTGGCAAAATTCGCCATGGTAGAAGTTTTACCTGAAATGATTCACTGTTGAGTATTTTCATCATCAGAAAATCCAAGAGGCCAAGATTATGAGTTCTCATTTTGGAGGATTCTGGGACTCCTAGATGGGCCGAATTCTTCCCTGGGCCTAAAGACCCGTCGAAGGCCTACTATGGCGGCTAAGGAAAACCAGCTCCATTGACGTAAGGCCGGGATAACACGCGGCCCCACCCCCACCACTGCAGACTGCAGTCGCCGCGCATGGAGCTCGGAGGCGGAGGGCGACGAGGCGCCGGCGACCNNNNNNNNNNNNNNNNNNNNNNNNNNNNNNNNNNNNNNNNNNNNNNNNNNNNNNNNNNNNNNNNNNNNNNNNNNNNNNNNNNNNNNNNNNNNNNNNNNNNNNNNNNNNNNNNNNNNNNNNNNNNNNNNNNNNNNNNNNNNNNNNNNNNNNNNNNNNNNNNNNNNNNNNNNNNNNNNNNNNNNNNNNNNNNNNNNNNNNNNNNNNNNNNNNNNNNNNNNNNNNNNNNNNNNNNNNNNNNNNNNNNNNNNNNNNNNNNNNNNNNNNNNNNNNNNNNNNNNNNNNNNNNNNNNNNNNNNNNNNNNNNNNNNNNNNNNNNNNNNNNNNNNNNNNNNNNNNNNNNNNNNNNNNNNNNNNNNNNNNNNNNNNNNNNNNNNNNNNNNNNNNNNNNNNNNNNNNNNNNNNNNNNNNNNNNNNNNNNNNNNNNNNNNNNNNNNNNNNNNNNNNNNNNNNNNNNNNNNNNNNNNNNNNNNNNNNNNNNNNNNNNNNNNNNNNNNNNNNNNNNNNNNNNNNNNNNNNNNNNNNNNNNNNNNNNNNNNNNNNNNNNNNNNNNNNNNNNNNNNNNNNNNNNNNNNNNNNNNNNNNNNNNNNNNNNNNNNNNNNNNNNNNNNNNNNNNNNNNNNNNNNNNNNNNNNNNNNNNNNNNNNNNNNNNNNNNNNNNNNNNNNNNNNNNNNNNNNNNNNNNNNNNNNNNNNNNNNNNNNNNNNNNNNNNNNNNNNNNNNNNNNNNNNNNNNNNNNNNNNNNNNNNNNNNNNNNNNNNNNNNNNNNNNNNNNNNNNNNNNNNNNNNNNNNNNNNNNNNNNNNNNNNNNNNNNNNNNNNNNNNNNNNNNNNNNNNNNNNNNNNNNNNNNNNNNNNNNNNNNNNNNNNNNNNNNNNNNNNNNNNNNNNNNNNNNNNNNNNNNNNNNNNNNNNNNNNNNNNNNNNNNNNNNNNNNNNNNNNNNNNNNNNNNNNNNNNNNNNNNNNNNNNNNNNNNNNNNNNNNNNNNNNNNNNNNNNNNNNNNNNNNNNNNNNNNNNNNNNNNNNNNNNNNNNNNNNNNNNNNNNNNNNNNNNNNNNNNNNNNNNNNNNNNNNNNNNNNNNNNNNNNNNNNNNNNNNNNNNNNNNNNNNNNNNNNNNNNNNNNNNNNNNNNNNNNNNNNNNNNNNNNNNNNNNNNNNNNNNNNNNNNNNNNNNNNNNNNNNNNNNNNNNNNNNNNNNNNNNNNNNNNNNNNNNNNNNNNNNNNNNNNNNNNNNNNNNNNNNNNNNNNNNNNNNNNNNNNNNNNNNNNNNNNNNNNNNNNNNNNNNNNNNNNNNNNNNNNNNNNNNNNNNNNNNNNNNNNNNNNNNNNNNNNNNNNNNNNNNNNNNNNNNNNNNNNNNNNNNNNNNNNNNNNNNNNNNNNNNNNNNNNNNNNNNNNNNNNNNNNNNNNNNNNNNNNNNNNNNNNNNNNNNNNNNNNNNNNNNNNNNNNNNNNNNNNNNNNNNNNNNNNNNNNNNNNNNNNNNNNNNNNNNNNNNNNNNNNNNNNNNNNNNNNNNNNNNNNNNNNNNNNNNNNNNNNNNNNNNNNNNNNNNNNNNNNNNNNNNNNNNNNNNNNNNNNNNNNNNNNNNNNNNNNNNNNNNNNNNNNNNNNNNNNNNNNNNNNNNNNNNNNNNNNNNNNNNNNNNNNNNNNNNNNNNNNNNNNNNNNNNNNNNNNNNNNNNNNNNNNNNNNNNNNNNNNNNNNNNNNNNNNNNNNNNNNNNNNNNNNNNNNNNNNNNNNNNNNNNNNNNNNNNNNNNNNNNNNNNNNNNNNNNNNNNNNNNNNNNNNNNNNNNNNNNNNNNNNNNNNNNNNNNNNNNNNNNNNNNNNNNNNNNNNNNNNNNNNNNNNNNNNNNNNNNNNNNNNNNNNNNNNNNNNNNNNNNNNNNNNNNNNNNNNNNNNNNNNNNNNNNNNNNNNNNNNNNNNNNNNNNNNNNNNNNNNNNNNNNNNNNNNNNNNNNNNNNNNNNNNNNNNNNNNNNNNNNNNNNNNNNNNNNNNNNNNNNNNNNNNNNNNNNNNNNNNNNNNNNNNNNNNNNNNNNNNNNNNNNNNNNNNNNNNNNNNNNNNNNNNNNNNNNNNNNNNNNNNNNNNNNNNNNNNNNNNNNNNNNNNNNNNNNNNNNNNNNNNNNNNNNNNNNNNNNNNNNNNNNNNNNNNNNNNNNNNNNNNNNNNNNNNNNNNNNNNNNNNNNNNNNNNNNNNNNNNNNNNNNNNNNNNNNNNNNNNNNNNNNNNNNNNNNNNNNNNNNNNNNNNNNNNNNNNNNNNNNNNNNNNNNNNNNNNNNNNNNNNNNNNNNNNNNNNNNNNNNNNNNNNNNNNNNNNNNNNNNNNNNNNNNNNNNNNNNNNNNNNNNNNNNNNNNNNNNNNNNNNNNNNNNNNNNNNNNNNNNNNNNNNNNNNNNNNNNNNNNNNNNNNNNNNNNNNNNNNNNNNNNNNNNN
This window encodes:
- the LOC101760844 gene encoding proteoglycan 4 — protein: MAASPETAEPPETSDTHSSPHPPSSPRLHPTQENPSLTTAAPPEMANPDQFTPVPPPPAEQSTVEHSEAEPLPPTPIDEAEPPPSHPPPPEAEPAASSAFEAIPTENVASPSPLPKDVAVEVSHEVAASAPSPSPSPSPQIVGASPEDAPQPPSPPRTPPATTAHISTDPSTTGATAMASQDQEEAARPSLAPETMDADSRTAPAPLTLPMESGPEGLLSQQKPRPPSPTLCENLEPAQPSPQPCHPAESTDASLDAAVDEAVEGTLEKAAGSLPVPEVTNRDMDITTGMLPAWEIGSEEMLSQQQLRPPCLETAPLRGENPKSVWPPQPPPPAESTYGWSNAATNEASAVASEEATVSLEFGAERSLQEPVQTSKTSILEAEPCSPEMAPPGFEDFKSQWLPLSSPTLAESTHNVVQVAAINPVGMTPDAATESLPASEAMDVEINISPGLLPPLKSRAEVRSLQPPLGSCSPMMEAAPCSPDMPPPGFENCKSSWLPQPTIPPLCETTYALPDVASTKAGTSVEKACSVLALEATDVETGTERWRLPQLQSGTGGSLQEPLPRSPSPTMQAAPCSLDTAPPGFENMKAMHVTSKGAPQSSSASALEAMDLDMDAAPAVAPSSESKAGKSLPPETPLVPSHVAQHTACSLRMAPSGSENVESAQQLLPPAVVLPPDETPDALADAGTKTVTMEQMRHPVSVTGATEEANGSILPAALENGCDDPLPNLEPQASPAAVHAAPTSPEIAPTSFENSESFQQTSPCLAETIDPSAHSSATMPAIVKSNKTNLPLSPLQATDADMESATRQQSPLKSEERSLPQPEQHPSSPSVKNTNCSPEVAPPGYENLDSSEQLPLPPPLSMKFEMGQMVCGCCRQLLAYPKGAVHVQCFGCWTINLVLEEHQVGKVYCGECDTLLMYPFGAPAVKCSNCLFVTEIGERNVRPRISTEQSVSPHPQEVAHQS